The genomic stretch TACACTATCTATGGTAAATGGATGGAgattaatcaatttatttactaaGATTTCTATCATATATATCCATATTTTCCAAAACTTagttaacaatttttttttcaaatagtgagaatctgaaaatataaaaaataagaaatttaataaaaaactccaaaatctattttttttttcaaatcagtTTACTTAATGTGCATATCATTGCTCTAAATAATGACTAATGTACatccaaaacaataaaaaactGTTCTTTAGAAGTTAATATTAGGGATCACTATATTGTCTACTGTCTGCAAATTTTTGTATCTGAATTTAGGGTGATAACAGCTTGACaatttttgagattttttttcaGGGACAAATTGGAAAGGGAAGTAAAACAGCTTGACactttttgagattttttttcaGGGACAAATTGGAAAGGGAAGTAAATCTTGGATGAGAAACAATATTATTTCATAACTTCATTAAGGTAattaatattttacattttctatTGTCATTTAGAAAAcgacatatttttttattcataaaattaaaaggttttaaaTATCCATTTAACTGGttccaattttctttttcacaGACAAAAATTATTGGAAGCTGAAGAGTGAATCATCAGGTGTTGAAGAATGGAAAAAGTAGATTATTATAATAGAATAGTGATATTTTATATCAAGTCTAGGGAAGCCTAACAGGAATAGGCCGCAATCCTACAGAGGATTATCGATCCATACAAAACTAACCATATATAAGATTCAGTAAATTGACTTTTACAATAAGTTAATAAAAATTAAGCCAAGATGCAGGCAAAATTTTATGATGTTTCCCGCCCAAATATGGGTCCAGTGACAGTTCTATAAATTTTCTAAACAAGTCTCcctttatattagtatagatatagattaaccctttttttgttttcttttaatcCGTTTTTCCTGTACCGAGTGCTGTGAGTTACGatgttttaactttttttacCGTTCTATTTGTTGAATTTTGGGTGAAATCGGTGATGATATGGCAATCAAAATTTTCGACGTGGGCAAAACATCCAATGAACATGCGACAACGTTGGTGATGCTAAGAAGACGTGTGTTTTATTGTATGTCAATAGACTCAATACAGTAGAGAACAATTGAGATTTATAAATCTAACGACGTTActcaaattttatgatttaaatgattATTTGCTTTTTACTATCGAAGACTACATGGGTGTCCCGTCTCTGCCTCATCTGGCCATCTTTGTTTTTTATTGAGTCCAtacacataataataataataataataataataataataataataataataataataatataaaacttaaaatttgaatatttaatattattattttatttcagcGTCAACGTATTTAAATTTCTGGTGGCGCCACCATTCTAAGAGGTTGCTTTAGCAACAATCAATTATTTCTATCTTTTCGGGAATATCTAAACGATCATATATACATCTCTCGGacaaaagatagagagatgtATACAACtctgaaaggaaaaaaaattgatcaattgaaaaTCCTTTGGCCAGGAGACAGTATGTTGTTGGGATCAAACATGGCTTTCCTCTTCTCAACTGTTTCCCATTTGGTCCCAAAATGGTCCATCCATTCTTTCTTGGACTTTATATTAGGAAGATATTGCTTCACCTTTAGCCCTTTGCTTTTGCAAAACCCCAATATCTCATTGTTGAACTCATCAATGGATTTATACCCATCTTGCGGCGCTGTGTGTAAAGCCGCCAGAGTGTAGAATACTTCCTCATCTGGCACCACCGCCGTCATTCTGTCGTCCCATCTGCACGCCAATTAATCATACAAAAATTATGATGAGTGTAGTCAAGTctattaatgatttttacagGCAACCCTAATTCCGGCTCTAATAATGATTTTGCGAAAATCGACCAAAACGGGTAATCCTCCCATCAGTGGTACACACACATGTATCGGCTTACTTGTTTCTATTGAACGGGTAGAAGATGAAGATGCCGAACGTCTCATTGAGCTTCGGGTCGTTGAGCTTGGGGAGCATGCCGGCTAATACTCCAGCGTTGAATTCGACTACCGAAGATTTGGGTATAAAGAGATTGAGCCATGGGTGAGATGGCAGTGGTGGTGTCCCATTGTCTAAGTCCCCTAATCTATTAATGAACTCAACAAATGAAGCATCTGTTGTTGCGTTGTAACCACTCATATACTTCAACTCCTTCAATAATGTGTCAAATTCCTAAGCAACatcaactttaaaattagtatACATATTTAACCtaataatatatagtactatgCACTTCCAACCTCCACCATAAACTATCTCATTTTGCTAGAAATACTATATGTTACAATAAAAtgtcttatttcaatttctaTGTTTAGTAAAATGAGACACGATTTACACTATTTTTTCCCACTCGGTTTTCTTACATCTAATGAATATGGATGGTGGGAGTACAATATATACCTGATCAATGGTTGCAGCAGTGTCATTATCGTAATACTTGACGAGTTCAATGGAGTAAAGGACCCCTTGCTTCTTTAGCAAAGCAGCCACCTCGGCTTTGCGGGAAGGAGAGGACGATGTCCAATCACTTGCCGCATTCTCATTTGTCACGATAAATCCTTCCACGTAGTTTGATGCGTTGTTTGAAATCAGATGTTCTTGATCTCTTGTAAATGTTGTGAAATCGCTATAAAGCAACTTCGCCCATTTCACCTATGCATCACAAATCAAATTCAAAGATTAGACACACACATaaaaaaacaattatgtatAAAACTTTTTAACCAAATAAATACTCCCCTCCTCCCATTGACTTTTTACTCCAACTAAtatatttcctaaaatggaaacataaGTTTCTTCGTTTAATTTACAACTCTAAGTGTCCCTTAAAAAATTGGTTAATGTAAGTAATTGTGTAGGCTTGATTGAGGACAACCTCGGATTAAAATGAGGGCCGGCCACATAAATTTGGAATTTTGTGATTGGCTAGATTGTATGTCTAAGTCAACCAATCATCATGGGCTGGCccaaatattattaaatattttgtcTATTGTAGTAGTACGTGACGAAAAATTAGTACAGTACTCACTAATATAAAAACTGTCGAAATACGAGATTTTTATACGAAGACATTTCATAGTCAATTTTTCCTGGTGTTTTAAGAGTAGactatcttcttttatttttaaatagacTAGTTTTGAACGACTCTAATATCTTTGTATAAGCCTAATGGTGGTTAGAAACTAAAACACATTTGAAAATTTATTGTGAGAAACGTAATTAAATAAGTAGAGAAAGACTTACTCTTGTTGGAGCTTTGTCCAAGATAATTCTTGCTCGAGTAATAATACCAAACTGTCCAAGACCACCTAACACTCCAAAAAATAATTCCGGATTTCTTGTCCTTGAGCATGTCATGAATTCTCCTTTCCCTAACCATATATATCAATGCAAATTTCGTCACATATAACTCACCGGTAAACCCCTCATCATTTTATATCAAAGTCAATTAAATGAATCACCAAAATACCCACTTTATATCAGATTCTTATTCTacaataaaatagaagaaaaaagagTGTGATAGGAGTCACCGGTGACAACATCAAGCTCAACAACATTACTAATCTGCGGCCCATGCATAAACGCCTGGCCGCTTATCCCCGCGTTCGAAAGCGTCCCCCCCACGCTCAAGTACACGTAATCTGTCCACGACACGGGCGCCACGCCTTGCGCCACCGCCTCCCTCAACACATCCACCCACAGCTGCTCCCCGCCAACATCCGCATACATCCCCTCCACATCAATCCTAATCCTCCCCTTTTTCTCCCTCCCCAGCGCCGCCATGTCCACCACCACCCCGCCCCGCGCCATCGCCTGCCCCCCCACCGAGTGCCCCCGCCCCCTCGCCGCCACCGTGAAGGCCTCCCCCGACGCCCTGATCAGCTCCACCACGTCCCTCTCCGACGACGGGTACGCCACCCCGGCCGGGATCTCGTGGACGATGTTTCCGTAGTCGGTTGCGCCTTTCCAGAGGGAGGCGGCGTCGCTTCTTATCTCCggcttgtacgcggcggaggtGATGGTTGTGAATGTGATGGAAATTAGAAGAATTGAAAGTATTGAAGGatgatgcattttatttttttttaaattatatttgttgggttgggttggttttgtttttatttatagagGTGTGGAAATGGGGTGTTTGGGTAAGTTGTttgactttatttttttaataatagaaTAATCCGGCTCATTAATTGCATATGCCTTCTATGATCGATgaccttatttatttattgcaatTTACTATCTATATATGAGTTGAGTGAATATGTAAATTAACTTATGGAGAGTACAAAGGAAGTATTGAAATAATTCTTGAGTATGACGATATATCAGTTTTAGGCATCATACTCGAAAATTGGATTAATCTTATCTACATAAATATGAAGAATGTGACGTATTTAATTGATGGTTGTATAttggaagttttttttttaaaattgaagttGGTGTGAGACCACTTTTGTCTGAGATTGATGGATACTAATATCAGAATGTGTATTGTCTTCTCTTTTTATATGTTGTTTGCAAAGTTTTGACTTTGaacatttattttgtataaaaAAATGGTATTTCAGGTAAATATAATTTTGCTGACTATTAAAAGATTAAACTAGTACTCCATTATAATTCAGTGGGAATCTACTCATAGAGTAATGTATACTCCCACTTAAACATAGTATATATCTCTTACCAATTACTGATGATTTTATTTTCGAAGTAAATTTGGAAACATTCATTAGAATATATGTCATTAATTTGAAAGAATAAATATcgataaattatttaattaatcaaatctATATCGATATGAGTTTTAATGGTAGGATCAAAGTTTTCTTTCATCGCATGGTTGTTACATATTAATATATGCATATTATTATACACTATGATTtatagtgtttttttttatcacgTTGACGAAATTAAATcgattttattaatataaatgaTGTGAAATGGCAAGAGTTGTGAGTTGTGATGCTTAAGACCTTTTCAACAAGATCATAGTGAGATTCTTATAAAGAAAAAATCCATAtgattaattttgtttaatagTCAAGTAAGAGGTATATTACATAAGCATGCAAAAACTTCTtctaagggcatccgcagtggtcggatgtcccggcggaattccccacggaattcccaaaaacacctcctgccacgtcataaggactttccactgcactgccacatcatacggacttcccactgcacagtggcggaattcccctgcggaattcccgacggaattcccacattaaaaaaaatcacaaattcacaaattaaacaatttccggaagtaaacaatttacgtaattaaaatttcgacgaaaataaggaaaaaattccattaaaataagaaaagtacatttcaccaaaaaaatacatttcaataattaaaaactacatcaacgacgacccctacgctgccacacttcttcagtaatatcgttctggagttgAACGTTGGCTTGTTTTTGGCGGaattacaaaaaaaagagaaaaaatgaaataaagtggaattccgcgcggaattccacgggagtcgacgcaatggcggacgtccccgcGGAATTTCACGCAGAATTCCGCTTAACGCCGCAGACCTGCGACGTCCTCAAcccaattccgtatccgtggcgGACAcgatggcggacgtccgcgacggaattccgggacgtccgtgggaattccgctcggaagtccgccattgcggatgctctaatggtATGACCTTCTCCAAAAAATATCGTAGTGAGATTCTTATGCGGTTATGCCCAAAAactgaaattatgaattttgtttCATAGTCAACTTAGGTACATTACATAAGCATGcttcatcaattaaaaaaataatgaggTGAATTTGAAGATAAGATGTGAATGTATATGTGATACATGCACCTaaattatcaatttatttaaaatacgTTGATATAATCTTTTGTTTTATCACCATCATCGACTAATAGCATAGCTGCATAAATTTTTGGGTTTGTCGATCTAGCAGCACACAACACAATTAAACAATCACCAATCCGTAAAGGGATCTGACAATCATAAATAGcaagaaatagaaaatacaaataataGCTAAATCAAAGTCCTAAACTATGAGATGTCGACAGTTGTCGAGGCGTAAGGAACgtcaaacataaaaaattaggACTTAGTGGTAGCCATGGTTAATTTATTATGTTGGATCTTCATATGAAGTTGTAGTAAACAATAACGGATGTATCTTAATCAATCCGATCTCCGATCTAATATTATACTACAATTAGTTGATTTTTAcagttttcatttttcaaaatagCTCACAAGTTGATCACATCGTAACGGCATCAAACTCGGTCATAATTAACATTGTTTTCAATTAAAGAGAACAACTAATAACGTGCTTTTAACTATTAAATATAGggatattgacacctaataccatagaactttcaaaaagttgagtttttcccacgaactttaaaattggcaaataatatcacgaactttacctcgagtttgttatttcccaccaatgaaaaaaagaaggctatattaatagattgaagaataATTTTGaagggtgtgcttcaagaaaatcTATCTTCAATGATTGAAAAACTTGaaactctcgaagttgttgtAGAGAAATGACAGAAAAAAATCCgtatcataatattatttgcTGTGACTTTTTtattggtgggaaataacaagcTCGAGacaaagttcgtgatattatttgccaattttaaagtttgtggGAAAAACTCAACCTTTTGATAGTTCCATGATATTATGTGCCAATATcccttaaatatataaaaaaatttaagtatAATAAGCATCGTAAATTAATCTATTTTAGATGCCGATGTAGTCATGAATTGAATAACTATCGACTCGTTGTGGACTTTGACTGTCTCGTAGATTTGAATGCAAATCTGCAGGGTACCTTTGTCCGACCGGATAACTGACGATAAAGCATGACTTAATTCGTTGGAGATATTCAGTTCACCATATAATCAagggaaaaatgaaaatttgctattagttattttatgaaaaaaacgTTGACATGGGAAATTGGGAGTTAATAATATCCTTTTCATTATTTATGAATCTGatacttattttttaatttttatttaatatctaGCTATTGGATATTCCAACTAGATatctttattaaataaatatgctatgaatttaaaaataagaattttattaaatttgttaggaaaacacataattttaattcgataaaaaaaaatttgatatGTTAGTTTGGCGATACGTCAATTGGTgataaataattagaataaaGATTCAAGATTATTTGGCTTAAATAACTGATTAGTTACCATTAAGCGAGTATCCGTGAAAATGTTTATAAACACAAACCTTTAACTTCTTGTGCCTAAAAACGGTTATGATTTTCCTCCTTAATTGCagtaattcattttatttattgaaatccactacaaaatatataattCCTACAAAATATATACGGGTTGGTTTTTATTTAGTAAGTAGTAGTCTATTAAATTGATtgatttttaattcaatttcagTATTTATAATTATGAATTGATGGATCAGTAAATTTTAATCACAAAATTAAACTCTAGTTATGAATTATAAAGGGAGCATTAAGGTCCTAATGCCCTCTAAGTCTTAAACACAACATTAATTTAATCTATTGGATCTATTAATCTAATGGTCATGATTTAAGGATGTGATGGTACATTATGAGTGCGTTTTCGTACATTCAGGGTATTCTcggtatgtttttttatattttaaataaactaCATAAAGGaggaaaattacaaataaactcctatagaaaTGAGGAAAtaacaactgatgtcaagagggctcgaactcggcaccttatacaataatgtctaaactccttgccgctaggacaaaagCTCTGGACGGGTATTCTCGGTATGTTGAAAATTCATACGATGCTACATTATCCTGGATATATCGtacattatcatgggtatatCGTACATTACTTTCCGTCTCATGAACTTGTGAATTTGTGGATGCTATATAGTATAGCTTCCATCTTGAAAATTCATACAATCCtacattatcatgggtatatCATACATTATCATTGGTATATCGTACATTATCATGGGTATTCTCAGTATGTTGAATGAGTGACGAAAGTTATATCCATttcccaagggtttagcaatccatgaggctagggtgtagtaccgACTCAGTAATACAACGCTCACTAGGGTAATCTAGTggatactataccctagccctatGGATAAGTTAACCCTAGGGGACTGGATCTAACATCCTTCGGTTAGTGAACGTTATGTTAATATGatggtactacaccctagccccatggactaCTAAACCCTTGTTAATGATGTTAACTTTCGGCCTTAAGAGAATTCATACGATGCTACATTATCCTGGGTATATCGtacattatcatgggtatatCGTACATTATTTCCCGTcttatgaatttgtgaatttgtggatgCTATATAGTATAGCTTCCATCCACAATTTCATACGATGCtacattatcatgggtatatCATACATTATTATGAGTATATCGtacattatcatgggtatatCGTACATTATTTTCCGTCTcataaatttgtgaatttgtggatgCTATATAGTATAGCTTCCATCCACAAATTCATACGACGCtacattatcatgggtatatCGTACATTATTCTAAGTTTGTGTACGATTTTATCCTTTAATGTATGAAAATGGTATAATAATGTTCGTCGTTAGTTTTAATCATAGCCATCATACTAATAGATCCAAGGGTGgagattttttctattttacaaATATTTAGTGTAATGATATGAATATATCTCTGAATTATAAACCATAATTAGTCGTAAaaattatgtcaacaatgattccTTGTGGATCGTAGATTAGATTTTATTGGGCTTCATCTATGTCAGCCCAATACTGGCCCACGTAACGTAAGTAGTAAAATAAATTTAGGATTCTTGTTACTCTCATACTGAATCTCAAATTTAATAAGAAGTTAtcatattttgaaaataaaatcatggtaaaagaaatataaatatattaattggCCGAGTTTAGAATCTCttaatatgataaaaaaaaactcctatTTCAATGATATTATAAAGAAATGATATTCATCACTGAAAATATTTGACTTTTGATGGGGGACTAAACACCGCGCTTTGTATACTTGTACTTACGAAATGCTCAgactaaaaatataataatgcaaaaatagcagtaaaaataataaaaattaaattctcTATCCAAATCATTAAAGAATGAAGATAGCGAATGAAGACGAGAAAACATTAAGTTGATACATttcaaaataatgtaaaatttcatgaatttaaaagtaaatacttattattttaattcGATATTTAACCTAATTGAAAACTTCTGTCCCCACCAACACATTTCTATTATGTCACAACTTCATTTGTATAGCTGTAATTAATTGTTCACGGGGtacacatttaatttaaaaattataagaatATCAATATTTAAGAAGCACTCATATTTTGACACGTTACAAGAGCATATCTTATTTGTACCATCAAAATAGAtatgaaattataaaaagacaataataataattcccAATGAGAATGATCCCTTGAATCTTTGCAACTTCTTTGGAGATTTTGGTGGTGTAGTCATATTCAATCCATTGCTATATATTGTCATTTTCATGAGACACCATTGGTGCATGGAACACCATTGGTTCATTTAAACTTCCTTTtactattataattaattaatcaaggaACAAATTGTAAGAAAAATTTATGTATGAAATTAGTCAAATTCTGATTTGTATTATATATTGTTGATGTTTTTCCACCAAACGACATCATTTTCTTTGTATATAGATAACATCGTTTAACTTGTCGAGAATGACCTCCACGCATGATTTATCAGCTTCCATGTCATATACAATTTCACCAAAAAAATTCGCTGCAGGATAATTGAGAACAAATCCACTTCATGAATAttcaaactaattttaaagttgagGGATGAACCTGAATTTGCCAAACTCGACTTTTTTTCCCAATAATTTACCCATGAGTCAAATAGATTAATTTTCCATCAGTAAATAATACTTCATCCCCAGTCAATGAAAGTCTTACTTTTCAGCAACTcgaatatttaaaaatatgagtgaaatcaTATTTCCGATCAATGGTGAATCTAGATCGGATTAGAGCTCAACGGACTCCACTGCGGGTGCATAAATTTTTTGTTTGGTAAGAAATAATATATAGAAATAgtaaaagaaagataaaaaatagTAATCAAAATTAATATTACGAATAAAATCACATTCAAGTCTCTTCTCCCCCAAGTCGTCATTTTAATCGATTTTTTACAGATAAAAACAAGTGAAAAGAACAACATTATGTGGGCTTATAACGGGAGAAAAACTCCATTAAACTCCATCAAATTCGAATATGTCAAGTTTAGTATACTATTTCAACCCCGGTAACTTCCTCACTGCAAATCCAAGGAAGATTGGATTAAACATTTTTGCTTCATTAAGGACTTAGGAAAGCTATGTTCAACAccatatttatcattttacatCAAACAGGAGTGATCAGGACTGAATTATGGTTATCAAACCAAGAGGTAAATGACTAACTATAATGGTTGGTTCTAAGTAATTTTTGCCATAAAATTGAGACGATTTTTTCAAGAGAGGCGACAAAACTTAATAAGTATAATCATTACACCTATATAAAGGTGAAAGAATAATCATGTACCTAATCACTTATCACGTGTTGATAAAAATTCATCAACAGATCCAAGAAATTATTATGTTTGCAAAATTCGGTGTTTTAGTTTGGAAACGCACGCACGCCTGCAAAACATATTAATCATTCTGTTAGAAATTTTTTCTTCCTTGCACGAATGTCTACAAATGTCTTTCACtttataaaatgaataaataaatatatattcatagagaaaagaaaaaaaaaatgctaaatatatattcatagagaaaagaaaaaaaaaactagtatAACAAGAAAGTTTCAAAACAAACTAATTTTGAAGGTcataccaaaaatgaaaaactaaaACTATTTTTCGTGAACCAGCACTCTATTGAACTGATACAATTAATTCAAATCCTATATATATTGGTGGTCAGTCATTATTCAATTCAAGTCCAGATATATTGTTGATCCGGTTAATCTTAGTCCACAGTAAGTGACATGCTCTGATACAGTGACGTGAGATCCTAGTAtagttattttttgtttcatttaccAACACCCTTTTGTTACAAGGTGTATCCACTATTGGTTCATCGTCCACTGCAAACATCGACCGTCGCACATCCTTGGTCTTCTGGTGCTAGCGAAGATCTTCTTCATTGTGTCTAACCTCACCGGTGTAATATTTGAAAATGTGTATGCATGTGAAAGGGAACATGCTGACAAAGGAATATAGAATAAGTGGGGTGTATTGTATATGTAGGTATGTATGTATAACTCAATCTAAAAAAATACACTCAACAAGTTGCATGCACTTTTCGGGCATAGATACGATATGCATATGTAAAGACAGAATATTGAGCACTCATCATTTCCAAACTAAAATGTCTTCCAACTTAGATTCTTTTTGGTGTTGCAATCTATTTCTTCCTTTTCCCTTTTCACCAACAGATCGCAACCAAACAAAAGTGATCAGCAATAATATTAGTTCATAATCTCAATAAGAGAATATTGAATGTTCTTCAATAAGAGAATAAAGGATAAAATTATGAgatcaaatgaaaatattaaataaaacacATTCGAATATGGTAGTTAATCTCAAAACAAATGTGTTGAAAACTTCTCCATTTGGATCCCGCTTTTCGGGTCATATTCGATAACGGAAAACACAATGCAACTTAATTAGTTGGTAATACGTTTCTTCTCCAACTAATAGAGCAATAGTTCAAGTTGCTGACCTCGCTTTTACTCAAAATAATAAGTTAGGGGTTTTCGGTCGGATTTTATATACTAAATTATTGTTTAGCAATATTTAGACTAGTGCCGAATTACATTAACAATTCATAACCTTTTACAAAATATTAAGttggttgaaaataaaaaaaattggatataCTGCTATAATTTTAGAGGCAATTAATCACTAAGATTGGACtttgaaaaaaattatcaagtgatttatgaaatatatttttaattttcaatgcgAAATATGTGGTGGCTCTGTCACTATTTATGTCCAATTACGTTATAGGCCCAAGTTTACCCACGTATTCCAATTTAACCAAAGCAATTCCAAATCAACTAAAATCTTGGAACTGATTAATAAAAGTGGAACACCATCACTTAAAGTTAGGTTGGATCTCCAAATTAATGTCTaaagataaaaattaatttgtactATAATTAGTGTTCCCTTTAATCCATAGCCATGATTAGGTTATCTCTCGACCGACAAACATCGTATCTCCCCTACTAATCTACATAGTATATTGTAGGAGTATCTTTTTAGCTGTCACAAATCACAATAGTGTAATCTATTAAAAGTGAAAATGCCTTtccaatattaatatatattattaCACTTTtgagtgaaaataaaataaacaagaaGGAAACTACGGCTTGTCTCACTTTGGCCGTGTGAACAATATATCGAGGCATCATTACAGAGGGGTGGGGATTCGGTCGGTTCGGTTCCGACCGAACCGATTAGTCGGTTAACCGAATCCCATTTTTTCCAAAATCTAGAACCGGAACTGCACCCTTTGTCGGTTTGGTTCCTAGAGGAACCGATCGGTTAGGTCTTTGGTTCCACCGAAGGAACCGAACTCAAGTGCAATACAAATACAttcagtaaaaaaaaaaaaaacacgtaTAAATCCCTCACACTAATTACCTCCTTCACTAATCTATCTCACCAAGAATAATTCCTAACCTGTGCAACAtaagttaaataatttaaatataacatATACATGTCTGCATATTGCGAAGTATTAGACATGTAGTAAATTTCGGAGAGCAGCATGCATGAAGAGAAAAGAAGAGCATACCTTCAATCCGAGCAACAGCGTGGAGAGGAGAGAAGAGCAGCAACGGCGTGGAGGTGCAGCAGTTGCAGAGAACGTGAGCAGCAGCAGCGTGGTGTGCTAGAATATTATGAGCTGCTGTTAATTAGGTTTTTAACCTTTTTACAATtctaatttttacttttttaaaaccaaaataataaaactaaaataaatattaaaaaataacgGTTATTCGGTTCTAACCTTTCGGTTCTCGGTTAGAACCGAGAACCGAGATTAACTTAAACTTAATAACCGGCACCTAACCTTAACCTTAACCGAGAACCGTTTCCCCAAGGCTATCATTACTCGATCCTTATATTTCTATACTGCAAAAATTGTGAATCATTGTGATTTGTGATTGCCTTTATATATCTGTAAAatatattgtattttatttgGGCCTAAGCTCCGAAACAAAAAGGG from Salvia splendens isolate huo1 chromosome 4, SspV2, whole genome shotgun sequence encodes the following:
- the LOC121801132 gene encoding cytokinin dehydrogenase 2-like → MHHPSILSILLISITFTTITSAAYKPEIRSDAASLWKGATDYGNIVHEIPAGVAYPSSERDVVELIRASGEAFTVAARGRGHSVGGQAMARGGVVVDMAALGREKKGRIRIDVEGMYADVGGEQLWVDVLREAVAQGVAPVSWTDYVYLSVGGTLSNAGISGQAFMHGPQISNVVELDVVTGKGEFMTCSRTRNPELFFGVLGGLGQFGIITRARIILDKAPTRVKWAKLLYSDFTTFTRDQEHLISNNASNYVEGFIVTNENAASDWTSSSPSRKAEVAALLKKQGVLYSIELVKYYDNDTAATIDQEFDTLLKELKYMSGYNATTDASFVEFINRLGDLDNGTPPLPSHPWLNLFIPKSSVVEFNAGVLAGMLPKLNDPKLNETFGIFIFYPFNRNKWDDRMTAVVPDEEVFYTLAALHTAPQDGYKSIDEFNNEILGFCKSKGLKVKQYLPNIKSKKEWMDHFGTKWETVEKRKAMFDPNNILSPGQRIFN